From a region of the Flavobacterium branchiarum genome:
- a CDS encoding four helix bundle protein, producing the protein MDFKELLAYKKSFQLAMEIFELSKSFPPEEKYSLTDPIRRSSRSVSANISESYRKRRYTNHFISKLTDSDAENSETNVWLQFCLQCKYINKETFDTLNDRNIEIGKLINYMINNPTKFGCKI; encoded by the coding sequence ATGGATTTCAAAGAATTATTGGCTTATAAAAAATCGTTTCAGCTGGCAATGGAAATATTCGAACTATCTAAATCATTTCCACCTGAAGAAAAATATTCTCTTACTGATCCGATACGTCGTTCCTCTAGAAGTGTATCTGCAAATATCTCTGAATCCTATCGAAAAAGAAGATATACAAATCATTTTATAAGCAAACTTACTGATAGTGATGCTGAAAACTCAGAAACAAATGTATGGTTGCAATTCTGTTTACAATGTAAATACATAAACAAAGAAACCTTTGACACCTTAAATGACAGAAACATCGAAATTGGAAAACTAATTAATTATATGATTAATAATCCAACCAAATTTGGATGCAAAATATAG
- a CDS encoding FKBP-type peptidyl-prolyl cis-trans isomerase gives MKHLITALLALTLFVSCAKKKTETADASIDYVAKNEQDIKDYITKNKLDAHRSESGLYYVINEPGTGTQPTASSNVTVAYKGSFIDGKVFDESSEGISFGLNQVIKGWTEGIPYFKTGGTGILLVPAHLGYGNNDYSSIPGGSVLIFDIKLISVN, from the coding sequence ATGAAACACCTTATCACTGCCCTATTAGCTTTGACACTTTTTGTCTCTTGCGCTAAGAAAAAAACAGAAACTGCTGATGCAAGTATTGACTATGTCGCTAAAAACGAGCAAGACATTAAAGACTATATAACAAAAAACAAACTAGATGCACACAGAAGTGAATCAGGTTTGTACTATGTAATCAACGAACCTGGAACAGGAACACAGCCAACAGCATCGTCTAATGTAACTGTAGCTTATAAAGGTTCTTTTATTGATGGTAAAGTATTTGACGAAAGTAGTGAAGGAATTTCTTTCGGGTTAAACCAAGTAATAAAAGGATGGACAGAAGGTATTCCTTATTTCAAAACAGGAGGCACAGGAATTCTTTTAGTTCCAGCACATTTAGGATACGGAAATAACGATTACAGCTCAATCCCTGGAGGTTCAGTGCTTATCTTTGATATTAAATTAATTTCAGTAAACTAG
- a CDS encoding SDR family NAD(P)-dependent oxidoreductase has product MTKEEIEIKNTITSEEIDRCIAVLAQLNTDTDQIFDIPKEQRIALLKEAGMFSRPDRDEFSRRVKDGKEATKRKKEKKDKTARKETGIRYAREASIFVAPKLLAYTDLANKEQLELETPRNCYVCKTGFTKMHHFYDTMCTDCGDFNYAKRFQTADVKGQVAVITGSRLKIGYHITLMLLRGGATVIATTRFPVDSALRFSKEDDFMDWGHRLKIHGLDLRHIPSVEIFCNFIEQKYERLDILINNAAQTVRRPAGFYTHLMENEERAISTLPKQAQELLLDHTNCLDELKVLTSGASSNQNMPVTWHGPEPGIGLRASAKLSQIPYSFDNALVANEVFPEGELDADLQQVDLRKTNSWRLRLGQIETTEMIEVQLVNSVAPFVLCNRLSEVMKKDNTGQKHIINVSAMEGKFHRFFKEDRHPHTNMAKAALNMLTHTSSGTLAKHGIFMNAVDTGWVTDEDPAELAKKKQELEDFQPPLDIVDGAARVMDPLFDGINTGKHWCGKFLKDYNPIPW; this is encoded by the coding sequence ATGACGAAGGAAGAAATAGAAATTAAGAATACGATAACTTCGGAAGAAATAGACCGATGTATTGCTGTTTTAGCTCAATTAAACACCGATACTGATCAAATATTTGATATTCCCAAAGAACAAAGAATTGCTTTGCTTAAAGAAGCAGGTATGTTTTCTAGACCGGATAGAGATGAGTTTTCTCGAAGAGTTAAAGACGGAAAAGAAGCGACCAAGCGTAAAAAGGAAAAGAAAGATAAAACGGCTCGTAAAGAAACCGGAATTCGATATGCTCGTGAAGCAAGTATTTTTGTTGCGCCAAAATTATTGGCTTATACAGATCTTGCTAATAAGGAGCAATTAGAATTAGAAACGCCTAGAAATTGCTACGTATGTAAAACGGGATTTACTAAAATGCATCACTTTTACGATACAATGTGTACCGATTGTGGTGATTTTAATTATGCTAAACGTTTTCAAACGGCTGATGTAAAAGGGCAAGTGGCTGTTATAACAGGTTCTCGTTTAAAAATTGGATATCATATTACTTTAATGCTTTTGCGTGGCGGTGCTACTGTTATTGCAACTACTCGTTTTCCTGTTGATTCTGCGTTGCGATTTTCGAAAGAAGATGATTTTATGGACTGGGGACATCGTTTAAAAATTCACGGATTGGATTTGAGACATATTCCTAGTGTGGAGATTTTCTGCAATTTTATAGAGCAAAAGTACGAGCGATTGGATATTCTAATTAATAATGCTGCGCAAACAGTGCGACGTCCGGCTGGATTCTACACTCATTTAATGGAAAACGAAGAGCGTGCCATAAGTACTTTGCCTAAGCAAGCACAAGAATTACTATTGGATCATACCAATTGTTTGGATGAATTGAAGGTATTGACTTCGGGAGCTTCTTCTAATCAAAATATGCCGGTAACTTGGCACGGTCCTGAGCCTGGAATCGGATTGCGTGCTTCGGCTAAATTATCTCAGATTCCTTATTCTTTTGATAATGCGCTTGTAGCAAATGAGGTTTTTCCTGAAGGGGAACTTGATGCCGATTTACAACAGGTAGATTTAAGAAAAACTAATAGTTGGCGTTTGCGATTGGGACAGATCGAAACTACTGAAATGATTGAAGTTCAGTTGGTCAATTCGGTTGCGCCTTTTGTATTATGTAATCGTCTTTCGGAAGTGATGAAGAAAGATAATACTGGACAAAAACACATTATTAATGTTTCGGCTATGGAAGGTAAATTTCATCGCTTTTTTAAAGAAGATCGCCATCCGCATACTAATATGGCTAAGGCTGCTCTTAACATGTTGACGCATACTTCATCGGGTACCTTGGCTAAACACGGTATTTTTATGAATGCTGTAGATACGGGTTGGGTTACCGACGAAGATCCTGCCGAATTGGCTAAAAAGAAACAAGAGCTTGAAGATTTTCAACCTCCACTAGATATTGTCGATGGCGCTGCAAGGGTTATGGACCCTCTATTCGACGGAATTAACACGGGTAAACATTGGTGTGGAAAATTCTTGAAAGATTATAATCCGATTCCGTGGTGA
- a CDS encoding O-methyltransferase produces MLFQIKSYFKFLWNSKNEHAVHSPFVFNLLTKCFYDRKTKPEYAILSAYRKSFLQNQNTIEVTDFDAGSKVFKSNKRQISKIAKTAGISAKRAQLLFRVVAYFKPDTILEIGTSLGLATSALALGNPKAKVITLEGCPETATVAQKGLQVFNCDNVESVVTEFENYFKDLESELKTTTQNFNLVYFDGNHSKKETLAYFDFLLPTITNDTVWIFNAIHSSSEMEESWETIKNHPRVKVTIDTFQWGFVFFRYEQEIEHFIIRA; encoded by the coding sequence ATGTTATTTCAAATAAAATCCTACTTCAAATTCCTTTGGAACTCTAAAAACGAGCACGCTGTGCATTCGCCTTTTGTATTTAACTTACTAACGAAATGTTTTTATGACAGAAAGACAAAACCAGAATACGCCATTTTAAGCGCTTATCGTAAATCATTTTTACAAAACCAGAATACAATCGAAGTAACCGATTTTGATGCAGGATCTAAAGTTTTTAAAAGCAATAAAAGACAAATTTCAAAGATTGCCAAGACAGCTGGAATTTCTGCTAAAAGAGCCCAATTATTATTCCGAGTTGTTGCGTATTTTAAACCTGATACTATTCTAGAAATTGGAACATCATTAGGACTAGCTACCTCTGCCCTAGCCTTAGGGAATCCAAAAGCAAAAGTAATAACACTCGAAGGTTGTCCTGAAACTGCCACAGTTGCCCAAAAAGGATTACAAGTGTTTAATTGTGATAATGTAGAATCGGTTGTAACCGAATTTGAGAATTATTTCAAAGATCTTGAGAGCGAACTGAAAACTACGACTCAAAACTTTAACTTGGTTTACTTTGATGGAAATCATTCTAAAAAAGAAACTTTAGCTTATTTTGATTTTTTACTTCCAACAATTACAAACGATACGGTTTGGATTTTTAATGCTATTCATTCGTCTTCAGAAATGGAAGAGAGTTGGGAAACAATAAAAAACCATCCAAGAGTAAAAGTTACTATTGATACGTTTCAATGGGGATTCGTGTTTTTTAGATATGAGCAAGAAATAGAACATTTTATAATTAGGGCATAA
- a CDS encoding DUF6565 domain-containing protein, translating into MKNTQLLFGLAFVAMGFTSCKDEKAAQAEKTIDSYVVYVDSIKNVTAENVKANWKTIEEGYAIRAEKAEMALADLKENTKAQERLESSKAKYEAFKAEMAALNAPTKMQKMRDALFGEGKIGEDMNFDWVNAKNIHGVYQQFVHTVENNKDSYSREDWDKIKMMYEALDSRKNTVEKEGLSSEDNRKIAGLKLKFAPMYTLNRMGAKSEETAKAKE; encoded by the coding sequence ATGAAAAATACACAATTATTATTCGGACTAGCGTTTGTTGCCATGGGATTTACCTCATGCAAAGATGAAAAAGCAGCACAAGCTGAAAAAACTATTGATTCTTACGTAGTATATGTAGACTCAATAAAAAATGTAACTGCAGAAAATGTTAAAGCCAATTGGAAAACAATTGAAGAAGGATATGCAATTCGTGCAGAAAAAGCTGAAATGGCTTTGGCAGATTTAAAAGAGAATACAAAAGCGCAAGAAAGATTAGAATCAAGTAAGGCTAAATATGAAGCTTTTAAAGCAGAAATGGCCGCTCTTAATGCGCCAACCAAAATGCAAAAAATGCGTGATGCTTTATTCGGAGAAGGTAAAATAGGAGAGGATATGAATTTTGATTGGGTAAACGCCAAAAATATTCATGGTGTTTACCAACAATTTGTACATACTGTAGAAAATAATAAAGACAGTTATTCTCGAGAAGACTGGGATAAGATTAAAATGATGTATGAGGCTCTTGATAGTCGTAAAAATACGGTTGAAAAAGAAGGACTTTCGTCTGAAGATAATAGAAAAATTGCTGGATTGAAATTGAAATTTGCACCAATGTATACCTTAAATAGAATGGGAGCAAAATCTGAAGAAACAGCAAAAGCAAAAGAGTAG
- a CDS encoding ABC transporter ATP-binding protein gives MANPLIKITNIKRNFVLGNEIVYVLKGIDLEINKGEYVALMGPSGSGKSTLMNLLGCLDTPTSGSYILNGKDVSQMKDDELAEIRNKEIGFVFQTFNLLPRTTALDNVALPMIYAGYSKSERIARATEVLKQVNLDDRMDHQPNQLSGGQRQRVAIARALVNKPSIILADEPTGNLDSKTSVEIMKLFGDIHANGNTVILVTHEEDIAAYAHRVIRLRDGLIESDTKTIK, from the coding sequence ATGGCAAATCCATTAATTAAAATAACCAATATTAAACGAAATTTTGTACTTGGAAACGAAATTGTTTATGTCTTAAAGGGAATTGATTTAGAAATAAATAAAGGAGAATATGTTGCATTAATGGGCCCATCTGGTTCAGGAAAATCAACATTAATGAATTTATTAGGATGTTTAGACACACCTACCTCTGGAAGCTATATCTTAAACGGAAAAGATGTAAGCCAGATGAAAGATGATGAATTAGCGGAAATTAGAAATAAAGAAATCGGTTTTGTTTTCCAAACATTTAACCTTCTGCCAAGAACCACTGCCTTAGACAATGTAGCTTTACCCATGATTTATGCGGGATACTCAAAATCGGAACGAATTGCACGTGCTACCGAAGTATTGAAACAAGTAAATCTTGACGACAGAATGGATCACCAGCCCAATCAGCTTTCGGGAGGGCAGCGCCAACGTGTAGCAATCGCAAGAGCATTGGTTAACAAACCATCGATTATTCTTGCCGATGAACCAACTGGAAATTTAGATAGTAAAACCTCTGTTGAAATCATGAAGCTATTTGGAGATATCCATGCCAATGGCAACACCGTAATTCTAGTAACCCACGAAGAAGATATTGCTGCCTATGCGCATCGTGTGATTCGCTTGCGTGATGGACTTATTGAAAGTGATACAAAAACAATAAAATAG
- a CDS encoding cob(I)yrinic acid a,c-diamide adenosyltransferase, translated as MKVYTKTGDKGTTALFGGTRVPKDHIRIDSYGTVDELNSYIGLIRDQEMNAHYKTILIEIQDRLFTVGAILATPVEKEVLKNGELRLKNLGIVPTDIELLENEIDAMEEALPQMTHFVLPGGHQTVSYCHIARCVCRRAERLAVHLSHNETVPEIAIQYLNRLSDYLFVLARKLSSDLKAEEVKWIPRK; from the coding sequence ATGAAAGTATATACTAAAACAGGAGACAAAGGAACTACTGCCCTTTTTGGTGGTACCCGCGTTCCTAAAGACCATATCCGTATTGATAGTTACGGAACTGTTGACGAACTCAATTCATATATAGGTCTTATACGAGATCAGGAAATGAATGCACATTACAAGACAATTCTAATCGAAATTCAAGATCGCTTATTTACCGTAGGAGCAATTTTAGCTACTCCTGTAGAGAAAGAAGTCTTAAAAAACGGTGAATTGCGCCTTAAAAATCTAGGAATTGTACCTACTGACATCGAATTACTTGAAAATGAAATCGATGCCATGGAAGAAGCGCTTCCGCAAATGACTCACTTTGTATTACCAGGAGGACACCAAACTGTGTCATATTGTCACATTGCCCGTTGTGTTTGTCGTCGTGCAGAACGATTGGCAGTACATCTAAGTCATAATGAGACTGTTCCAGAAATAGCAATACAATACTTAAACCGACTTTCTGACTACCTTTTTGTCTTGGCACGAAAGTTGTCTTCTGACTTAAAAGCGGAGGAAGTTAAATGGATTCCGAGAAAGTAA
- a CDS encoding DUF2795 domain-containing protein, which yields MYWTLELASYLSDAPWPANKDELIDYAIRAGAPLEVVENLQSIEDEGEIYESMEEIWPDYPTDEDYLWNEDEY from the coding sequence ATGTATTGGACATTAGAATTAGCTTCATATTTAAGTGATGCACCGTGGCCTGCTAACAAAGACGAACTTATAGACTACGCTATTAGAGCTGGAGCTCCATTAGAAGTAGTAGAAAACCTACAGTCAATTGAAGACGAAGGTGAGATATATGAATCAATGGAAGAAATATGGCCAGATTATCCAACAGACGAAGATTATCTTTGGAATGAGGATGAATATTAA
- the secA gene encoding preprotein translocase subunit SecA, with amino-acid sequence MSFINSIIKVFVGDKSQKDVKALQPYLNKIKTFETSLAALSHDELRARTAFFKQKIKDARAEKDAKIASLKAEVESIEDIDKREDIYEAIDTLEKEAYEISEKTLLEILPEAFSVVKETARRFKDNSHIEVTATAKDRELSASKTYIEIDGEKAIWANKWNAAGKEITWDMVHYDVQLIGGMVLHEGKVAEMQTGEGKTLVATLPLYLNALTGNGVHLVTVNDYLAKRDSTWKAPLFEFHGLTVDCIDNHQPSSEGRKKAYDADITYGTNNEFGFDYLRDNMAHSPNDLVQRKHNYAIVDEVDSVLIDDARTPLIISGPVPQGDRHEFNELKPKIENLVSLQRQLANGFLAEAKKLIKEGNTKDGGFLLLRAYRSLPRNKALIKFLSEEGIKQLLQKTENQYMQDNNRDMHKIDEALYFVIEEKNNQVELTDNGIKFLSGDTDADFFVLPDIGTEIAAIEKQKLDKDAEAEAKERLFQDFGVKSERIHTLTQLLKAYALFEKDVEYVIMDNKIMIVDEQTGRIMDGRRYSDGLHQAIEAKENVKIEAATQTFATVTLQNYFRMYSKLGGMTGTAVTEAGELWQIYKLDVVEIPTNRPMARIDKEDYIYKTTREKFNAVIEDVTELSNAGRPVLIGTTSVEISELLSRMLKMRGVAHNVLNAKMHKQEAQIVEEAGKPGVVTIATNMAGRGTDIKLSPEVKAAGGLAIIGTERHDSRRVDRQLRGRAGRQGDPGSSQFYVSLEDNLMRLFGSERVAKVMDRMGLQEGEVIQHSMMTKSIERAQKKVEENNFGVRKRLLEYDDVMNSQREVVYKRRRHALFGERLKLDIANMLYDTCELIVNQNKATNDFKNFEFELIRYFSITSPIAEADFIKLTENEITGKLYKETLAYYTEKTERSAREAFPIIKGIYEEKNNQFERVVVPFTDGIKTLNVVTDLKKAYETEGAQLVADFEKNITLSIVDEAWKKHLRKMDELKQSVQLAVHEQKDPLLIYKLEAFNLFRSMLDNVNREVISFLFKGDLPAQSTPEIQEAREVRQKENYKLSKDEIENSEEINREAGETQQRQVTETIVRDMPKINRNDNVTVQQVSTGTIETMKFKKAESLLASGEWVIVK; translated from the coding sequence ATGAGTTTCATTAACAGTATTATTAAAGTCTTTGTAGGTGATAAATCACAAAAAGATGTCAAAGCTTTACAACCTTATTTAAACAAAATTAAAACTTTCGAAACTAGCTTAGCAGCTTTGTCTCATGACGAACTGAGAGCTAGAACTGCATTTTTTAAACAAAAGATAAAGGACGCAAGAGCCGAAAAAGATGCAAAAATCGCTTCTCTTAAAGCTGAAGTAGAAAGCATTGAAGATATCGACAAAAGAGAAGACATTTACGAAGCTATAGATACTTTAGAAAAAGAAGCTTACGAAATCTCAGAAAAAACTTTATTAGAAATCCTTCCTGAAGCGTTTTCTGTAGTAAAAGAAACGGCTCGTCGTTTTAAAGACAACTCACATATTGAAGTTACTGCTACTGCAAAAGACCGTGAACTTTCGGCTTCAAAAACATATATTGAGATAGATGGCGAAAAAGCTATCTGGGCTAATAAATGGAATGCTGCTGGTAAAGAGATTACATGGGACATGGTTCATTACGATGTTCAGTTAATTGGTGGTATGGTATTACACGAAGGAAAAGTTGCAGAGATGCAAACTGGTGAGGGTAAAACCTTGGTAGCTACTTTACCTCTTTATCTAAATGCCTTAACAGGAAACGGAGTGCACTTAGTAACGGTGAATGATTACTTGGCAAAACGTGATAGTACATGGAAAGCACCTTTATTTGAATTTCATGGTTTAACTGTTGATTGTATTGATAATCACCAACCAAGTTCTGAAGGAAGAAAGAAAGCATATGATGCTGATATTACTTACGGAACAAATAATGAATTTGGTTTTGACTACCTAAGAGACAATATGGCGCATTCGCCTAATGACTTGGTACAAAGAAAACACAATTATGCAATCGTCGATGAGGTCGATTCTGTATTAATTGATGATGCTAGAACTCCACTTATCATTTCTGGTCCAGTTCCTCAAGGAGACCGTCATGAATTTAACGAATTGAAACCAAAAATTGAAAACTTAGTAAGTTTACAACGCCAATTGGCAAATGGTTTCTTAGCTGAAGCTAAAAAATTAATAAAAGAAGGAAACACTAAAGATGGTGGTTTCTTATTATTAAGAGCTTACAGAAGTTTACCTAGAAATAAAGCTTTAATTAAATTTTTGAGTGAAGAAGGAATTAAACAATTGCTTCAAAAAACCGAAAATCAATACATGCAAGACAACAACCGTGACATGCATAAAATTGATGAGGCTTTATACTTTGTAATTGAAGAAAAAAATAATCAAGTAGAATTAACTGATAACGGAATCAAATTCCTTTCAGGAGATACAGATGCAGACTTTTTCGTATTACCGGATATCGGAACTGAAATTGCTGCTATCGAAAAACAAAAATTAGACAAAGACGCTGAAGCTGAAGCCAAAGAAAGATTATTTCAAGATTTTGGTGTAAAAAGCGAACGTATTCATACTTTAACGCAACTATTAAAAGCGTATGCTCTTTTTGAAAAAGACGTAGAATACGTTATCATGGACAACAAAATTATGATTGTCGATGAGCAAACAGGTCGTATCATGGATGGTCGTCGTTACTCAGACGGATTACACCAAGCGATTGAGGCTAAAGAAAATGTAAAAATTGAAGCTGCAACACAAACTTTTGCAACTGTTACTTTACAGAACTACTTCAGAATGTACAGCAAATTAGGCGGTATGACTGGTACTGCAGTAACAGAAGCTGGAGAGTTATGGCAAATTTACAAATTAGATGTAGTTGAGATTCCTACGAATCGTCCTATGGCTAGAATAGACAAAGAAGATTATATCTACAAAACTACACGTGAAAAATTCAATGCTGTAATCGAAGATGTAACAGAACTATCTAACGCAGGAAGACCAGTATTAATTGGAACAACATCGGTAGAAATCTCTGAATTATTAAGCCGTATGCTTAAAATGAGAGGTGTTGCACACAACGTATTGAACGCTAAAATGCACAAGCAAGAGGCACAAATTGTTGAGGAAGCAGGAAAACCAGGAGTAGTAACCATTGCAACCAATATGGCTGGTCGTGGTACCGATATTAAATTATCTCCAGAAGTAAAAGCTGCCGGAGGTTTAGCAATTATTGGTACAGAGCGTCATGATTCACGTCGTGTTGACAGACAGTTACGTGGTCGTGCTGGTCGTCAAGGTGACCCAGGAAGTTCTCAATTCTACGTATCTCTAGAAGATAACCTAATGCGTTTATTTGGTTCTGAAAGAGTAGCCAAAGTAATGGATAGAATGGGATTACAAGAAGGCGAAGTAATTCAGCATTCAATGATGACTAAATCTATTGAGCGTGCTCAAAAGAAAGTAGAAGAAAACAACTTCGGAGTTCGTAAACGTTTATTAGAATATGATGACGTTATGAATTCACAACGTGAAGTAGTTTACAAACGTCGTCGTCACGCTTTGTTTGGAGAGCGTTTAAAACTAGATATCGCAAACATGCTTTACGATACTTGTGAACTTATCGTAAACCAAAATAAAGCAACAAATGATTTTAAAAATTTCGAATTTGAATTAATTCGTTATTTCTCTATAACATCTCCAATAGCTGAAGCTGATTTTATCAAGTTAACAGAAAATGAGATTACAGGAAAATTATATAAAGAAACTTTAGCTTACTATACTGAAAAAACAGAGCGTAGCGCAAGAGAAGCTTTCCCTATCATTAAAGGAATTTACGAAGAGAAAAACAATCAATTTGAGCGCGTTGTAGTTCCATTTACAGATGGTATTAAAACATTAAATGTTGTTACAGATCTTAAAAAAGCATACGAAACTGAAGGTGCACAATTAGTTGCTGATTTCGAGAAAAACATCACTTTATCTATCGTTGATGAAGCTTGGAAAAAACACTTACGTAAAATGGACGAATTGAAACAATCTGTTCAATTAGCCGTTCACGAACAAAAAGATCCATTGCTTATCTATAAATTAGAAGCTTTTAACTTATTCCGTTCTATGCTGGATAACGTAAATAGAGAAGTAATTTCATTCTTATTCAAAGGTGATTTACCAGCTCAAAGCACTCCAGAAATTCAGGAAGCAAGAGAAGTTCGTCAAAAAGAAAATTACAAATTAAGTAAAGACGAAATCGAAAATAGTGAAGAGATTAACCGCGAAGCTGGAGAAACACAGCAACGTCAAGTTACCGAAACTATCGTAAGAGATATGCCAAAAATTAATCGTAATGATAATGTTACAGTTCAACAAGTTTCAACTGGAACTATCGAAACGATGAAATTCAAAAAAGCAGAAAGTTTATTAGCTTCTGGCGAATGGGTTATCGTAAAATAA
- a CDS encoding TrmH family RNA methyltransferase: MIDLDYLAFLENILTDNRKEKFLKVLENRTKHFTIAVEDIFQMHNTSAVMRSCEVFGIQELNVIEQRYGKSIDKEIAMGAQKWVDINTFDSISNCVDTLKNKGYQIIATTPHENDCLLEDFDITKPSALFFGTERDGLSEEILQKADGFLKIPMVGFTESLNISVSAAIIIQNLTSRLRNTDIDWHLSDDEILEKRLAWAKSSIKDIKRIEARYFEENPR; this comes from the coding sequence ATGATTGATTTAGATTACCTCGCTTTCCTAGAAAATATACTTACTGATAATCGAAAGGAAAAATTTTTAAAAGTCCTAGAAAACCGCACTAAACACTTTACTATAGCTGTAGAAGATATTTTTCAGATGCATAACACTAGTGCTGTAATGCGTAGTTGTGAAGTTTTTGGTATTCAGGAGCTTAATGTTATCGAGCAACGTTATGGTAAAAGTATCGACAAAGAAATTGCGATGGGAGCTCAAAAGTGGGTTGACATCAACACATTTGATAGCATTAGTAATTGTGTGGATACATTAAAAAATAAAGGATATCAAATTATTGCCACAACACCTCATGAAAATGATTGTTTACTAGAAGATTTTGATATTACTAAACCTAGTGCTTTGTTTTTTGGTACTGAAAGAGATGGCTTGTCTGAAGAGATTTTGCAAAAAGCAGATGGATTTCTTAAAATCCCGATGGTAGGTTTTACGGAGAGTTTGAATATCTCTGTATCGGCAGCAATAATCATTCAGAACCTTACAAGTAGATTACGAAATACAGATATCGATTGGCATTTATCGGATGATGAAATTCTAGAAAAACGTTTGGCTTGGGCCAAAAGTTCTATAAAAGATATCAAGCGAATTGAAGCTCGTTATTTCGAAGAGAATCCTAGATAG
- a CDS encoding sulfotransferase family protein, with amino-acid sequence MENAAHPLSNWIPNKLVEIDSKVYFEWIYLGDKRYVDPFFDETLMKCKGHYNNSTRYKVVSSVENLIDWSVGLVSAALKSLLFHVSRCGSTMMCQSLAVSPQNIVVSEAPILDQIIRSDFFDLDKKRVLIKSVIALLGQKRFVEEKNLIVKLDSWHIFEINELRAIFPELPFVLLYRNPTEVLQSHAKLKGMHMVPNLLPATIFGISEEDIQTISFQQYGAVVLEKYFQSYLDFYGTDKNVSLYNYNEGMKSVLERFLSFIDADYFVEEVDQMCERLTRHSKNGDVAFKGDSFVNEILAIDLTKGNSLYEKLNNSIAKSLVANIR; translated from the coding sequence ATGGAAAACGCAGCGCATCCTCTTTCAAATTGGATTCCCAATAAGTTAGTCGAGATAGACAGTAAAGTATATTTTGAATGGATTTATTTAGGAGATAAAAGGTATGTAGATCCTTTTTTTGATGAAACCCTAATGAAATGTAAAGGGCATTATAACAATTCAACAAGATATAAGGTAGTAAGTAGTGTAGAAAATCTTATTGATTGGTCTGTAGGATTGGTTTCTGCAGCATTAAAATCATTATTGTTTCATGTGTCTCGTTGTGGTTCTACAATGATGTGTCAGTCTTTGGCAGTTTCTCCTCAAAATATTGTAGTTTCTGAAGCTCCAATTCTTGATCAGATTATAAGAAGTGATTTTTTTGATTTGGATAAAAAAAGAGTTCTCATTAAATCAGTAATAGCATTATTGGGGCAAAAAAGATTTGTTGAAGAAAAGAATTTAATAGTAAAATTGGATTCTTGGCATATATTCGAAATTAACGAATTAAGAGCGATTTTTCCTGAATTGCCTTTTGTTTTACTTTATAGAAATCCAACTGAAGTGCTGCAATCCCATGCGAAATTAAAAGGAATGCATATGGTTCCTAATTTGTTGCCAGCAACTATTTTTGGAATTAGTGAAGAGGATATTCAAACAATTAGTTTTCAGCAATACGGCGCTGTAGTTTTAGAAAAATATTTTCAGTCTTATCTTGATTTTTACGGGACTGATAAAAATGTTTCGTTGTATAATTACAATGAAGGAATGAAATCTGTTTTGGAGCGATTTTTATCTTTTATCGATGCAGACTATTTTGTGGAAGAAGTTGATCAGATGTGTGAACGCTTAACAAGACATTCAAAAAATGGAGATGTTGCTTTTAAAGGTGATTCTTTTGTAAATGAGATTTTAGCAATTGATTTGACTAAGGGAAACAGTCTCTATGAAAAATTAAATAATAGCATAGCTAAATCGTTGGTTGCTAATATAAGATAG